One Nostoc punctiforme PCC 73102 DNA window includes the following coding sequences:
- a CDS encoding acyltransferase family protein: MKEPLTSPAESNPETSAGANVNSKFYIPSLDGMRTVAFLIVFLSHARVSELLPGGFGVTVFFFLSGYLITTILRREYDSYQTIDFKLFYTRRILRIWPSFYLVLCLGAALTILGFIQGEINLSAFLSQCLHYNNYYTIFSANGTTPGSGVYWSLAVEEHFYLLFPLLYLTLRKMRITPRRQMLIFWGLCLVALLWRCLQVYGFGASSERIFYATDTRLDSILFGCALGVNNNPMLDKQYYSNKMWNYFLLPIGIMLIIFSFFYRSPEFQQTFRYTIQGIALYPIFITAIRFPSWGLFPLLNLKWMRFLGVLSYSLYLVHYTVIFAVNMYLPQLHKFMQAGISLLISVGLAYTIYQLIELPVGQLRKKFSRT; the protein is encoded by the coding sequence TTGAAAGAACCGTTAACATCCCCCGCTGAAAGTAATCCAGAGACCTCGGCTGGTGCAAATGTAAACTCAAAATTCTACATACCATCTCTAGATGGGATGAGAACTGTTGCTTTCCTAATTGTCTTTTTATCCCATGCAAGAGTTAGCGAGCTTTTACCCGGAGGCTTTGGCGTAACAGTATTTTTCTTTCTTAGTGGCTACTTAATAACAACTATTCTTAGGCGAGAGTACGATAGCTATCAAACTATTGACTTTAAATTATTTTATACAAGACGAATATTGCGTATTTGGCCTTCATTTTACCTAGTCTTGTGCTTAGGAGCTGCTTTAACTATCTTAGGATTTATTCAGGGAGAAATTAATTTATCAGCGTTTTTGTCTCAGTGTTTACACTATAACAACTACTATACAATTTTTTCTGCTAATGGAACTACTCCCGGTAGTGGAGTATATTGGTCTCTCGCCGTCGAAGAACACTTTTACTTACTTTTCCCCCTGCTTTATCTAACTCTACGCAAAATGCGTATAACCCCACGCAGACAAATGCTAATTTTTTGGGGATTATGTTTAGTGGCCTTACTCTGGCGGTGTCTTCAGGTTTATGGTTTTGGAGCATCTTCAGAACGCATATTTTATGCAACAGATACTCGGTTAGATAGTATTCTATTCGGTTGTGCATTGGGAGTTAATAATAATCCCATGCTGGATAAGCAGTATTATTCTAACAAAATGTGGAACTATTTCTTGCTGCCTATAGGAATAATGTTGATTATTTTTTCATTTTTTTATCGTTCACCTGAGTTTCAACAAACGTTTCGTTATACTATACAGGGAATTGCTTTATATCCAATCTTTATTACCGCTATTCGCTTTCCCAGTTGGGGATTATTCCCCTTACTAAATTTAAAATGGATGCGTTTTTTGGGTGTACTATCTTACTCTTTGTACCTTGTACATTATACGGTGATTTTCGCTGTTAATATGTATTTACCCCAATTGCATAAATTTATGCAAGCAGGAATTTCTCTATTAATTTCTGTTGGATTAGCATATACGATTTACCAGCTTATAGAGTTACCAGTGGGACAGCTACGCAAAAAGTTTTCACGGACATAA
- the recF gene encoding DNA replication/repair protein RecF (All proteins in this family for which functions are known are DNA-binding proteins that assist the filamentation of RecA onto DNA for the initiation of recombination or recombinational repair.), with the protein MYLKTLNLRQFRNYQDQKVEFTAAKTILVGNNAQGKSNLLEAVELLATLRSHRMTRDRDLVQEGEAIAQINATLERQTGVSDLTLTLRRNGRRSVALNGESIRRQMDFLGVLNAVQFSSLDLDLVRGGPEGRRNWLDTLLIQLEPVYAHILQQYNHVLRQRNAFLKRHVETLDATSLHSELAVWDAQLATTGTRVIRRRDRAIQRLAPIASAWHASISGSTEALQIKYLPNIPSEDNHPEEVQQAFLVKIQQRAIAELHQGTTLVGPHRDEIELTINQTPARQYGSQGQQRTLVLALKLAELQLIEEVVKEPPLLLLDDVLAELDLSRQNQLLDAIQDRFQTLITTTHLGSFDSQWLKSSQILFVKAGEIIPNL; encoded by the coding sequence ATGTACCTGAAAACTCTAAACCTCCGACAATTTCGCAATTATCAAGACCAAAAGGTTGAATTTACTGCTGCCAAAACAATTTTGGTAGGTAATAACGCTCAGGGAAAATCGAATTTATTGGAGGCCGTGGAGTTGCTGGCGACATTGCGATCGCACCGCATGACCCGCGATCGCGATTTGGTTCAGGAAGGGGAAGCTATAGCCCAAATTAATGCCACCCTTGAGCGACAAACAGGCGTTAGTGACCTGACCTTAACGCTCCGGCGCAATGGTCGCCGGAGCGTTGCTCTCAACGGTGAGTCTATCCGCCGTCAAATGGATTTTCTTGGCGTTCTCAACGCAGTGCAGTTTTCCAGCCTGGATTTAGACCTAGTACGCGGCGGCCCGGAAGGTCGCCGCAACTGGTTGGATACACTCCTAATTCAACTTGAACCAGTTTATGCTCACATTTTGCAGCAGTATAATCATGTATTACGCCAGCGCAATGCCTTTTTAAAACGCCATGTAGAGACGTTAGATGCAACATCTTTACACTCAGAACTAGCAGTGTGGGATGCACAGTTAGCTACCACAGGAACCAGGGTAATTAGAAGACGCGATCGCGCCATCCAAAGATTAGCTCCTATTGCTAGTGCTTGGCACGCCAGTATTAGTGGCAGTACAGAAGCTCTACAAATCAAGTACCTGCCTAATATTCCTTCAGAAGATAACCATCCAGAAGAAGTGCAGCAAGCTTTTTTAGTAAAAATTCAGCAGCGAGCGATCGCCGAACTGCACCAAGGCACTACCCTTGTTGGTCCTCATCGAGACGAAATAGAATTAACTATTAACCAGACACCCGCTCGTCAATACGGTTCTCAAGGTCAACAACGAACCCTAGTTCTAGCCTTAAAGTTAGCAGAATTACAATTAATTGAAGAAGTCGTTAAAGAGCCACCATTGCTATTACTTGATGATGTTCTTGCCGAACTAGATTTATCCCGCCAAAATCAATTGCTTGATGCTATTCAAGACCGCTTTCAAACCCTAATTACCACCACTCACTTGGGTTCTTTTGATTCCCAGTGGTTAAAGTCCTCCCAAATTCTGTTTGTGAAAGCAGGAGAAATAATCCCAAATTTATAA
- a CDS encoding putative PEP-binding protein, producing MDKLYWLDQIKLQDRAKVGDKAFYLSRIMQRGYPVVPGFVVSAEILRQFLENLNSSESLVADLPHSSLHLDVANWRQLQQVAGRLRQEILTATVPQQWVSTIFQAAREWQTSCLILRPTLAVSTATPSMKNISGLLESVFCQCEPEAIAWALKRTWSQIFRARSLLYWQRAGGINLQQINLGVLVQPVENAIASGLLKANSSGWEIEATWGLGVAIAQGEVQPDIYYIQQATGVVLEQQLGNKILAYGVNDAAPEAFSQPTPNSVLTPDHTSLSTYVLPEAQQKQYALQEEYLQQIIALGTQLVSELGKTFTIKWTIAQQTTSSKLYITQVSSPQSVIPHGQFIRGLGAAGGRVVATALVINNSQQKPEHLPKGVILVVPTITPDWLPLLHQVTGIITEQGGLTSHAAILARELRIAAVVNATSATTLIQTGERLLLDGDRGEVYRIKGDSKEEMEKEREEKLLSTHHPKPKAPYPTFTSHLPMIATQLLVNLSQSSLIEQVQSFPVDGVGLLRSELMVLNILDGQHPNSWILGGRQAELLELWSEQIMQFARAFAPRPVFYRSLDWRSQDLPSLSDSLESSPQSMLGERGTFSYLRNPAVFELELQALARVQQAGYTNVNLLLPFVRTVEEFVFCRRKVEQAHLTEVSQFQLWMMAEVPSVLFLLPEYVKAGTAGISIGTNDLTQLLLGVDREQGQLAKVFNERHPAVMGAIAQLIQMAKSAGIPCSICGQAPALYPEIIDKLVEWGITSISVEPEAVERTYQAIARAEQRIILAAARRELKQGK from the coding sequence GTGGACAAACTCTACTGGCTAGACCAAATTAAATTACAAGACCGCGCCAAAGTAGGTGACAAAGCGTTTTACTTGAGCAGAATCATGCAGCGTGGCTATCCGGTGGTGCCTGGTTTTGTCGTTTCGGCAGAAATTTTGCGGCAATTTCTTGAAAATCTCAATAGTTCAGAGTCATTAGTGGCTGACTTACCCCATTCTTCGTTACATCTAGATGTTGCTAATTGGCGGCAACTTCAGCAGGTAGCTGGTCGCTTGCGCCAAGAAATTCTCACTGCGACTGTGCCACAGCAGTGGGTGAGTACAATTTTCCAAGCAGCTAGGGAATGGCAAACTAGCTGTTTGATTCTCCGACCTACCTTGGCAGTATCAACTGCTACCCCAAGTATGAAGAATATATCTGGTTTGCTGGAGTCGGTGTTTTGCCAGTGCGAACCTGAAGCGATCGCTTGGGCATTAAAGCGCACTTGGAGCCAGATATTTCGTGCCAGGAGTCTTCTATATTGGCAACGAGCAGGAGGAATTAATCTCCAACAAATAAATCTAGGAGTTTTGGTGCAACCTGTTGAGAATGCGATCGCCAGTGGTTTGCTCAAAGCCAACTCCTCTGGCTGGGAAATTGAGGCTACTTGGGGATTAGGAGTTGCGATAGCTCAAGGTGAAGTCCAGCCAGATATCTACTACATTCAACAGGCAACTGGAGTTGTGCTTGAGCAACAGTTGGGCAATAAAATACTGGCTTATGGTGTGAATGATGCAGCGCCTGAAGCTTTTTCGCAACCCACACCTAACTCAGTGCTAACACCAGATCATACTTCTTTGAGTACCTACGTACTTCCAGAAGCCCAACAAAAACAGTACGCTTTACAAGAAGAATATTTACAACAAATAATTGCTCTGGGAACTCAACTAGTAAGTGAACTAGGTAAAACTTTTACCATTAAATGGACTATTGCTCAACAAACCACATCTAGCAAGCTCTACATCACACAAGTTAGTTCTCCCCAATCTGTAATTCCCCACGGACAATTCATTAGGGGACTAGGAGCAGCAGGGGGTCGTGTTGTGGCCACTGCCTTAGTAATTAATAATTCGCAACAAAAACCCGAACACCTACCCAAGGGTGTGATTTTAGTAGTACCAACAATTACTCCTGATTGGCTACCATTACTACACCAAGTTACTGGTATTATCACAGAACAAGGTGGATTAACCAGCCATGCCGCAATTCTTGCTAGAGAATTAAGGATCGCAGCAGTAGTAAACGCAACATCTGCCACAACCTTAATCCAAACGGGCGAACGACTACTGCTTGATGGCGACAGAGGAGAAGTTTATCGCATCAAAGGAGACTCAAAGGAGGAGATGGAGAAAGAGAGAGAAGAAAAACTTCTTTCCACACATCACCCCAAACCAAAAGCGCCCTATCCTACTTTCACTTCTCATCTACCCATGATTGCTACCCAACTACTGGTTAACTTGAGTCAGTCCAGTTTAATAGAACAAGTGCAAAGCTTCCCTGTGGATGGCGTGGGATTATTGCGCTCAGAATTGATGGTATTAAATATATTGGACGGACAACATCCCAATAGTTGGATTTTAGGCGGTCGTCAGGCAGAATTATTAGAGTTATGGTCTGAGCAGATTATGCAATTTGCTCGTGCTTTTGCACCAAGACCAGTTTTTTATCGTTCCTTAGATTGGCGATCGCAGGATTTACCATCATTAAGCGATAGTTTAGAATCTTCGCCCCAGTCGATGTTGGGTGAACGCGGCACTTTCAGCTATTTACGAAATCCCGCAGTGTTTGAGTTAGAACTGCAAGCTTTAGCGAGGGTACAGCAAGCTGGTTACACCAATGTCAACCTACTATTACCCTTTGTGCGGACTGTAGAAGAATTTGTCTTTTGCCGTCGCAAAGTTGAGCAAGCTCATTTAACCGAGGTGTCGCAGTTTCAATTGTGGATGATGGCGGAAGTGCCAAGCGTACTATTTTTGCTGCCGGAATATGTGAAAGCAGGCACAGCCGGAATTTCCATTGGTACAAACGACCTAACCCAATTATTACTCGGAGTGGATCGAGAACAAGGACAGCTAGCAAAAGTATTTAATGAACGTCATCCCGCAGTTATGGGTGCGATCGCTCAACTGATCCAAATGGCTAAAAGTGCGGGTATACCTTGTTCAATCTGCGGTCAAGCACCAGCCCTCTATCCAGAAATCATCGATAAATTAGTAGAATGGGGCATAACTTCCATTTCCGTTGAACCGGAAGCAGTTGAGCGAACATATCAGGCGATCGCTCGTGCTGAACAACGAATAATTTTAGCAGCAGCACGACGTGAATTAAAACAAGGAAAATAA
- a CDS encoding iron uptake porin, with amino-acid sequence MSDISLLMAGVLATAPISALNLPEEPVITPDNLVQQSTQENLAQVVSPAEIPPPEFVQPDITTSSAIKHKYENILKKSREKIQFINSPNLPELKDTQAVREVAQNQENTEEFSLSPQPPDSNNQMSQVTSVSQLKDVQPSDWAFDALQSLVERYGCIAGYEGGNYLGNRTISRYEFAAGLNACLEKINEAIANNKINTVNSEDLILLQRLQSEFKAELQQLQQRVEAVENRTTELQGNQFSTTTRLFGQAIFSVQGTNSPDVDLFPRDGVPERQGKTNLTFTSSAQLTLATSFTGRDLLLTGLSAGNLGSNAALLSTNMGRLGFESNTDNNLVVSDLSYRFVVSDNLGIVVGTAGVNPINTFRGISPLEGSSDGAISLFGQRNPILSIGNGTGGIGLDWQISDRISLQGVYSAEIPSFSGNINQGGLFGGRFTTGAQLSLAPTNNIDIGVHYLYSHSPDGLLGSGIGDSQLISPFADATAFDTQAIGATVAWRINPNLQLGGWGGFTSSKPFNLPGSVETTNWMVFAAFPNLLRPGNLGGVLVGQPPKITSSTLPDGFNFPKFSDGGTAGGRSDTSIHVELFYRAQLSDNIALTPGLFVIFNPDHNAANDTLVVGALRATFRF; translated from the coding sequence ATGAGTGATATTAGTCTACTGATGGCGGGTGTGCTAGCAACAGCGCCAATCTCTGCCCTTAATTTACCAGAAGAGCCTGTAATCACACCAGATAATCTGGTGCAGCAGTCAACACAAGAAAATTTAGCTCAAGTTGTCTCGCCTGCTGAAATTCCACCGCCGGAATTTGTGCAGCCAGATATAACTACTTCATCAGCTATAAAGCATAAGTACGAAAATATACTTAAAAAAAGCAGAGAAAAGATTCAATTTATAAATTCCCCTAATTTACCTGAGTTAAAAGATACTCAAGCTGTAAGAGAAGTTGCACAGAACCAGGAAAACACAGAAGAATTCTCTCTATCTCCTCAGCCTCCAGATTCAAACAACCAAATGTCTCAAGTCACGTCGGTGTCACAACTTAAAGACGTGCAACCTTCCGATTGGGCTTTTGATGCTTTGCAATCTCTAGTAGAACGCTATGGCTGTATTGCGGGATACGAGGGTGGGAATTATCTGGGAAACCGCACTATCAGTCGTTATGAATTTGCGGCTGGTTTAAATGCTTGTTTAGAGAAGATTAACGAAGCGATTGCTAATAATAAAATTAATACTGTTAATAGTGAAGATTTAATCTTGCTGCAAAGGTTGCAAAGCGAATTCAAAGCAGAGTTGCAGCAATTACAGCAGCGTGTTGAGGCTGTAGAAAACCGGACTACTGAATTACAAGGCAATCAGTTCTCTACAACTACCAGATTATTTGGTCAAGCCATTTTTAGCGTTCAGGGAACCAATAGCCCCGATGTGGATTTGTTTCCTAGAGATGGAGTCCCTGAACGGCAGGGAAAAACCAATCTGACTTTTACAAGTAGTGCCCAATTAACCTTGGCAACTTCATTTACAGGGCGAGATTTGCTGTTAACAGGGTTGTCTGCGGGTAATTTGGGTTCTAATGCAGCGTTGCTCTCTACCAATATGGGGCGGTTGGGTTTCGAGTCAAATACAGACAACAATCTAGTTGTTAGTGACTTATCTTATCGATTTGTCGTCTCGGATAACTTGGGAATTGTCGTAGGTACGGCGGGAGTTAACCCCATCAACACCTTTCGGGGTATTAGTCCTTTAGAAGGTTCTAGCGACGGTGCAATTTCTCTATTTGGTCAGCGTAACCCGATTTTAAGTATTGGTAACGGCACTGGCGGTATCGGCTTGGATTGGCAAATTAGCGATCGCATCAGTTTGCAAGGCGTTTATAGTGCAGAAATCCCTAGTTTTTCTGGCAACATCAACCAGGGCGGACTCTTTGGCGGTAGATTTACTACTGGCGCTCAGTTAAGTTTAGCACCCACCAATAACATCGATATCGGCGTACATTATCTTTATTCTCACTCCCCAGATGGCTTATTAGGAAGTGGTATCGGCGATTCTCAACTGATTTCGCCTTTTGCAGATGCAACAGCTTTTGATACCCAAGCCATTGGCGCTACCGTTGCTTGGCGAATCAATCCGAATTTGCAGTTGGGCGGTTGGGGTGGCTTTACTTCTTCCAAACCATTCAACCTTCCTGGAAGTGTAGAAACTACAAACTGGATGGTGTTCGCGGCTTTTCCCAATTTGCTGCGTCCTGGAAATTTAGGGGGCGTTCTCGTCGGACAACCGCCCAAAATTACTTCCAGTACTTTACCCGATGGCTTCAATTTTCCCAAGTTTTCTGATGGGGGAACAGCAGGTGGACGTAGTGACACATCAATTCACGTAGAACTTTTTTATCGCGCCCAACTGAGTGATAATATCGCCCTGACTCCAGGCTTATTCGTCATTTTCAATCCCGATCACAATGCTGCTAACGATACTTTAGTCGTTGGAGCATTAAGAGCAACTTTCCGGTTTTAA
- a CDS encoding energy-coupling factor ABC transporter ATP-binding protein, which produces MKSLTSNPQPPTHNPYATVVEVENLVYAYSRQEPVLQEISFTLNKGDRVALMGATGSGKSTLLENLIGLKQPQTGKITINGIPLEPKTLPQIRRQIGFSFQDANDQLFMPTILEDITFGPRNYGMSPAEASDRAQQLLADFGLEAYANRSAHELSGGQKRLAALASILALDPTILILDEPTNGLDPAWRRHLAQVLLKLPVQVMLIASHDLNWLGRVTQRALVLSGGRIQIDGNIQPLLQDGATLDQLGLPIDW; this is translated from the coding sequence TTGAAATCTTTAACATCTAATCCCCAACCACCAACCCATAACCCCTACGCAACTGTCGTTGAAGTTGAGAACTTGGTTTATGCCTATTCTCGCCAGGAGCCAGTATTACAAGAGATTTCTTTTACTTTGAATAAAGGCGATCGCGTCGCTTTGATGGGAGCAACTGGTTCTGGAAAAAGCACCTTGCTAGAGAACTTAATCGGCTTAAAACAACCCCAGACGGGGAAAATTACCATTAATGGCATCCCCTTAGAGCCTAAAACTCTACCCCAAATACGCCGTCAAATTGGCTTTAGCTTTCAAGATGCCAACGACCAACTATTTATGCCCACCATCTTAGAAGATATTACCTTTGGCCCACGCAACTACGGAATGTCACCAGCAGAGGCTAGCGATCGCGCCCAGCAGTTATTAGCTGATTTCGGACTAGAAGCCTACGCTAATCGCTCCGCTCACGAACTTTCTGGTGGACAAAAACGCCTTGCTGCCCTAGCCTCAATTTTAGCCTTAGATCCGACAATTCTAATTTTGGATGAGCCGACTAACGGTCTCGATCCAGCATGGCGACGACATTTAGCGCAAGTTTTGTTAAAGTTACCAGTGCAGGTGATGTTAATTGCTTCCCATGACCTAAATTGGTTAGGTAGAGTTACGCAACGCGCTTTGGTGCTGTCTGGTGGTCGAATTCAAATAGACGGCAATATTCAACCACTTTTGCAAGATGGTGCTACTTTAGACCAGTTAGGTTTGCCCATAGATTGGTAA
- a CDS encoding DUF1361 domain-containing protein: protein MKEELIARIIQVLQINMSWMTWNLFLAFIPLALSVWLFRMRRGGTWLWWLGFLVFYAFLPNAPYLLTDVIHLIDDIRTIQSVWMITLVLIPLYLLVILGGFEAYVISLINWGYYLHRIGKSQWIWRVELITHFLCAVGVYWGRFLRFNSWDFITQPDAVLTKGVEEILGKQPLVIIAITFVVLAGLYWIMKRVTLGLSKPGSRIGIKSESTNSNTPNI from the coding sequence ATGAAAGAAGAATTAATAGCCAGAATTATACAAGTATTGCAAATTAATATGAGTTGGATGACTTGGAATTTATTTCTGGCTTTTATACCTTTGGCTTTGAGTGTGTGGCTATTTCGTATGAGGCGCGGTGGCACTTGGCTTTGGTGGCTAGGATTCTTAGTTTTCTATGCTTTCTTACCAAATGCACCATATTTGTTGACCGATGTAATCCACTTGATAGATGATATCCGCACAATCCAATCTGTGTGGATGATTACTTTAGTACTCATACCTTTGTATTTGCTAGTAATTCTCGGTGGATTTGAAGCTTACGTAATATCGTTAATTAATTGGGGTTACTACTTACATCGCATCGGTAAGAGCCAATGGATTTGGCGCGTTGAGTTAATTACACATTTTCTCTGCGCTGTTGGTGTTTATTGGGGAAGATTTTTACGTTTCAACAGTTGGGATTTTATAACTCAACCCGATGCCGTACTTACCAAAGGGGTAGAAGAAATTCTCGGAAAACAACCCTTAGTAATTATTGCTATCACCTTTGTGGTACTTGCAGGTTTGTACTGGATTATGAAACGAGTAACTTTAGGCCTTAGCAAACCAGGTAGTAGAATCGGGATCAAGTCAGAAAGCACTAACTCTAACACGCCAAACATTTGA
- a CDS encoding MgtC/SapB family protein codes for MPNTYYLATNDWLNISFRLCFALFIGVIIGLERQISRKPAGLRTHTLVSLGSAVFTLIIMQTGGLQNSPDALSRIIQGIAAGVGFLGAGEIVRQSSQESQRLEIHGLTSAAAIWVSAALGIAAGCGLWQLGLIGTLLTFLILNVFKRLEKHQ; via the coding sequence TTGCCAAACACTTACTACCTTGCAACTAATGATTGGTTAAATATCAGCTTCAGATTATGCTTTGCGTTATTTATAGGAGTGATTATCGGCTTAGAACGCCAAATTAGTCGCAAACCAGCCGGTTTAAGAACTCATACGCTGGTGAGTTTAGGTTCAGCTGTGTTTACCTTGATAATTATGCAAACAGGAGGATTGCAAAATAGTCCTGATGCACTTAGCCGCATCATTCAAGGAATTGCAGCTGGTGTAGGATTTCTCGGTGCTGGAGAAATTGTGCGCCAATCTTCTCAAGAATCACAGCGACTTGAAATCCACGGACTCACATCAGCAGCAGCTATTTGGGTTTCGGCTGCATTGGGAATTGCTGCCGGTTGTGGTTTGTGGCAGTTAGGATTGATTGGTACTCTGCTGACTTTTCTGATTCTCAACGTTTTTAAAAGGTTAGAAAAACATCAATAA